One segment of Pyricularia oryzae 70-15 chromosome 3, whole genome shotgun sequence DNA contains the following:
- a CDS encoding acetoacetate-CoA ligase: protein MEKTKRDTLDSTGDAVPAPQDMASHQAKRVKMGNGAPGAVELWRHPDPKSTPMWKFLEHVNSTRSLSLASYEQLHKWSTADPAAFWGDVWHYAGVVASKPYDEVLPEGGMFPRLNFFSGALLNFAENLLFPPGVDVDPSAVAVITATETDEKETTWAELRDMVSRCAVALRAAGLQRGDVVAGYISNHVEALVAALGAASIGALWTGISPDNGVSAVLDRLVQVRPKVLFADNGTTYNGKSWASTPKTLEIVGELKKNGLELVVVTRNLQAIDLSLDEIRALDVKADDFDAFLAAAQVEQNVTGSQQQFEQLPSDHPLFILYSSGTTGVPKAIVHSALGTLIQHKKEHLLHGSLSSKSRMLYFTTTSWMMWHWSITALSVGTSLVLYSGSPFRPDGYLSLPKLLSKLKVTHFGTSAAYLTALEANKIYPVGEPGIDLSSLEGIYSTAAPLPPSTFAFVYEAFPSKIHLASITGGTDIISLFGAPCPLLPVRAGEVQCAGLGMAVAVVDSASDPDKPVLITDGEPGDLVCTVPFPCQPLTFFGDGGDEKYRKAYFERFPGMWHHGDFVRQVDGPSGGLVMLGRSDGVLKPAGVRFGSAEIYNILTKFFPGDVEDALCVGRRREGDTDEAVCLFVVPAAGKTFDDELKGRIKTTIRSELSPRHVPAFIEEAQGGIPKTGNGKKIEVAVKQIISGMQVKTNASVANPESLDWFRAWHEQHP, encoded by the exons ATGGAAAAAACAAAGCGGGATACTCTTGACTCGACCGGAGACGCCGTGCCCGCTCCCCAGGACATGGCCTCGCATCAGGCTAAGCGTGTCAAAATGGGCAACGGGGCACCCGGCGCCGTGGAACTCTGGAGACACCCGGATCCGAAGTCCACACCCATGTGGAAATTCCTCGAGCACGTCAACTCCACCAGGTCCCTCAGCCTCGCGAGCTACGAGCAGCTGCACAAGTGGTCCACCGCCGACCCCGCTGCCTTTTGGGGCGATGTCTGGCACTACGCCGGCGTCGTGGCTTCCAAGCCTTACGACGAGGTCCTGCCAGAGGGTGGCATGTTCCCGAGGCTGAATTTCTTCAGCGGCGCCCTCTTGAACTTTGCCGAGAACCTCTTGTTCCCGCCGGGCGTCGACGTCGACCCGTCGGCCGTTGCCGTCATCACCGCAACTGAGACCGACGAAAAGGAAACGACCTGGGCCGAGCTTCGGGACATGGTCAGCCGGTGTGCCGTGGCGCTGCGGGCCGCCGGGCTCCAGCGCGGGGACGTCGTGGCCGGCTACATCTCCAACCACGTCGAGGCCCTCGTCGCAGCGTTGGGTGCGGCCAGCATCGGTGCTCTGTGGACCGGCATCAGCCCGGACAATGGCGTCAGTGCCGTGCTCGATCGGCTTGTCCAGGTCAGACCTAAAGTGCTGTTTGCCGACAATGGCACAACCTACAACGGCAAGTCGTGGGCCAGCACGCCCAAGACCCTGGAGATAGTTGGGGAGCTCAAGAAGAACGGCCTTGAGCTTGTAGTTGTCACCAGAAACCTACAGGCTATCGACTTGTCCCTGGACGAGATCCGTGCTCTCGACGTCAAAGCCGACGACTTTGACGCGTTCCTGGCTGCAGCGCAGGTGGAGCAGAACGTCACAGGCTCGCAGCAGCAATTTGAACAGCTACCATCTGACCATCCGCTCTTTATTCTTTATTCCTCGGGAACGACAGGTGTACCAAAG GCAATCGTACACTCGGCTTTGGGTACTCTAATTCAGCACAAGAAGGAACACCTTCTTCATGGCTCGCTAAGTTCCAAGTCGCGAATGCTTTACTTTA CAACTACATCATGGATGATGTGGCACTGGAGCATAACCGCCCTCTCCGTTGGCACATCCTTGGTTCTGTATTCCGGTTCTCCATTCCGTCCAGACGGCTACTTGTCACTCCCAAAGCTACTTTCCAAGCTCAAGGTAACCCACTTCGGCACTTCGGCGGCCTACCTGACCGCCCTGGAAGCAAACAAAATTTACCCCGTAGGCGAACCTGGCATCGATCTTTCTTCACTCGAGGGTATCTACTCCACCGCTGCCCCTCTGCCGCCCTCAACATTTGCCTTTGTATACGAAGCCTTCCCATCCAAGATCCACCTGGCCTCGATAACCGGTGGCACAGATATCATCTCCCTCTTCGGTGCGCCGTGTCCGCTGCTCCCTGTCCGCGCGGGCGAGGTCCAATGCGCCGGCCTGGGAATGGCCGTGGCCGTCGTAGACTCTGCGTCGGACCCAGACAAGCCCGTGCTCATCACGGACGGCGAGCCGGGCGATCTCGTCTGCACCGTACCCTTCCCCTGCCAGCCGCTGACCTTCTTTGGCGACGGAGGCGACGAAAAATACCGCAAAGCATACTTTGAGCGCTTTCCCGGCATGTGGCACCACGGAGATTTCGTCCGTCAGGTGGACGGCCCCTCAGGTGGGCTCGTCATGCTCGGCAGGTCCGATGGCGTGCTCAAACCAGCCGGCGTGCGGTTCGGCTCCGCCGAGATCTACAACATCCTCACCAAGTTCTTCCCCGGCGACGTCGAGGATGCGCTCTGCGTTGGCAGGAGGCGTGAGGGTGACACGGACGAGGCGGTCTGTCTGTTTGTCGTCCCCGCTGCCGGCAAGACGTTTGATGATGAGCTCAAGGGTCGGATAAAGACGACGATCCGCAGCGAGCTGAGCCCCCGCCACGTCCCGGCATTTATCGAGGAGGCCCAGGGCGGCATTCCCAAGACTGGCAACGGTAAAAA GATCGAGGTCGCTGTCAAGCAGATCATCTCGGGGATGCAGGTGAAGACAAACGCGAGTGTGGCCAATCCCGAGTCACTTGACTGGTTCAGGGCCTGGCACGAGCAGCACCCGTAG
- a CDS encoding cell division control protein 48 yields MSADPSQDPPKKKVNLADVSGADVKEESDVATAILKKKKKPNQLMVADATNDDNSIIALSNSTMEALQLFRGDTVLVRGKKRKDTVLIVLADDELDDGSARLNRVVRHNLRVKHGDVVTIHPCPDIKYAKRIAVLPIADTVEGLTGSLFDVFLAPYFREAYRPVRQGDIFLVRGGMRQVEFKVVEVDPPEYGIVAQDTVIHCEGEPIQRDEEENNLNEVGYDDIGGCRKQMAQIREMVELPLRHPQLFKSIGIKPPRGVLLYGPPGTGKTLMARAVANETGAFFFLINGPEIMSKMAGESESNLRKAFEEAEKNSPAIIFIDEIDSIAPKREKTNGEVERRVVSQLLTLMDGMKARSNVVVMAATNRPNSIDPALRRFGRFDREVDIGIPDPTGRLEILQIHTKNMKLGDDVDLEQIAAETHGYVGSDVAALCSEAAMQQIREKMDLIDLDEDTIDAEVLDSLGVTMENFRFALGVSNPSALREVAVVEVPNVRWEDIGGLDEVKQDLREQVQYPVDHPEKFLKFGLSPSRGVLFYGPPGTGKTMLAKAVANECAANFISVKGPELLSMWFGESESNIRDIFDKARAAAPCIVFLDELDSIAKARGGSVGDAGGASDRVVNQLLTEMDGMTSKKNVFVIGATNRPEQLDPALCRPGRLDSLIYVPLPDELGRLSILKAQLRKTPVSDDVDLQYIANKTHGFSGADLGFITQRAVKIAIKESITADINRTKALEAAGEDVPMDEDAEDPVPELTKRHFEEAMQQARKSVSDVEIRRYEAFAQQMKNAGPGAFFKFPEGEGAPAASGGETFNDGGNDDGLYD; encoded by the exons ATGTCTGCCGACCCATCACAGGACCCTCCCAAGAAGAAGGTCAACTTGGC CGATGTATCTGGCGCCGATGTCAAGGAG GAGTCGGATGTAGCAACCGCAATtctgaaaaagaagaagaagccgaATCAGTTGAT GGTTGCCGATGCCACAAACGATGACAACTCCATCATCGCACTCTCCAACAGCACCATGGAGGCTTTACAGCTCTTCCGTGGTGACACCGTCCTTGTGCGGGGAAAGAAGCGGAAGGACACAGTCCTGATCGTCCTAGCTGATGATGAGCTGGATGACGGAAGCGCACGACTCAACCGTGTGGTGCGTCACAACCTCAGGGTCAAGCATGGAGATGTCGTCACTATCCACCCTTGCCCTGACATCAAATAT GCCAAACGAATTGCCGTTTTGCCGATTGCCGACACCGTAGAAGGCTTGACAGGCTCTCTGTTCGATGTCTTCCTTGCGCCCTATTTCCGGGAGGCCTACCGCCCAGTCCGCCAAGGCGATATTTTTTTGGTTCGTGGTGGCATGCGTCAAGTCGAGTTCAAGGTTGTTGAGGTTGATCCTCCGGAGTACGGTATCGTAGCCCAAGACACGGTTATCCACTGTGAGGGCGAGCCCATTCAGCGTGATGAGGAGGAGAACAACCTCAACGAGGTTGGCTACGACGACATCGGTGGCTGCAGGAAGCAGATGGCACAGATCCGTGAGATGGTGGAGCTTCCTCTGCGCCACCCTCAGCTATTCAAGTCGATCGGAATCAAGCCTCCACGCGGTGTCCTCCTCTATGGACCTCCTGGGACCGGAAAGACGCTCATGGCCCGTGCTGTCGCAAACGAGACCGGtgctttcttcttccttatCAACGGTCCCGAGATCATGTCAAAGATGGCCGGCGAGTCCGAGTCAAACCTGCGCAAGGCCTTTGAGGAGGCTGAGAAGAACTCACCCGCAATCATCTTCATTGATGAGATCGATTCCATTGCACCAAAACGTGAGAAGACAAACGGCGAGGTTGAGCGCCGTGTCGTTTCCCAGCTGTTGACCCTCATGGACGGCATGAAGGCGCGTTCCAACGTTGTGGTCATGGCCGCAACAAACAGGCCTAACTCTATCGACCCCGCCCTCCGCCGTTTTGGACGTTTCGATCGTGAGGTCGACATTGGCATTCCTGACCCGACCGGTCGTTTGGAGATCCTCCAAATCCACACCAAGAACATGAAGCTTGGAGATGATGTGGACTTGGAGCAAATCGCCGCTGAGACGCACGGTTACGTTGGTTCTGATGTTGCGGCCCTTTGCTCAGAGGCAGCCATGCAACAGATTCGGGAGAAGATGGATCTCATCGACCTCGATGAGGACACCATTGATGCTGAGGTTCTTGACTCTCTAGGTGTCACCATGGAGAACTTCCGCTTTGCCCTTGGCGTCTCCAACCCTTCGGCTCTGCGTGAGGTTGCAGTTGTCGAGGTGCCCAACGTTCGCTGGGAGGATATCGGTGGTCTGGACGAGGTCAAGCAGGACCTCAGGGAGCAGGTCCAGTACCCAGTCGACCACCCCGAGAAGTTCCTCAAGTTCGGTCTCTCACCATCGCGTGGCGTGCTTTTCTACGGTCCCCCGGGTACCGGAAAGACCATGTTGGCCAAggccgttgccaacgagtGTGCAGCAAACTTTATCTCCGTCAAGGGTCCAGAGCTGCTCAGCATGTGGTTTGGAGAGTCGGAAAGCAACATTCGTGATATCTTCGACAAAGCGCGCGCTGCGGCACCTTGCATTGTTTTCCTTGACGAGCTTGACTCAATCGCCAAGGCTCGTGGAGGCTCGGTGGGTGACGCCGGCGGTGCATCGGACCGTGTTGTAAACCAGCTGCTGACGG AGATGGACGGTATGACTTCCAAGAAGAACGTGTTCGTTATTGGAGCGACCAACCGTCCGGAGCAATTGGATCCCGCCCTTTGCCGTCCTGGACGTCTTGACTCGCTCATCTATGTGCCGCTTCCTGATGAGCTGGGCCGCCTCAGCATTCTCAAGGCTCAGCTGCGCAAGACGCCCGTCTCAGATGATGTCGACCTTCAGTACATCGCCAACAAGACGCACGGCTTTTCTGGTGCCGATCTTGGGTTTATCACTCAGCGTGCTGTCAAGATCGCCATCAAGGAGTCCATCACGGCCGACATCAACCGCACTAAGGCTCTTGAGGCTGCAGGCGAGGATGTCCCCATGGACGAGGATGCCGAGGACCCTGTCCCCGAGTTGACGAAGCGTCACTTTGAGGAGGCCATGCAACAGGCTCGCAAGTCGGTTAGCGATGTCGAGATCCGTCGCTACGAGGCTTTCGCCCAGCAGATGAAGAATGCTGGCCCGGGCGCCTTCTTCAAGTTCCCTGAAGGCGAGGGTGCACCGGCAGCCAGCGGCGGCGAGACATTCAACGACGGTGGTAACGACGATGGTCTGTACGACTAA
- a CDS encoding synaptobrevin yields MALLTQTFTAAPTNSIDLRLTELDRLLSRLQQSALRASAERQRLLLSNAFAREKLSTSIEHARAQLSGLERDALGVKIHAHRQGLQADLNRKREVVEELVERMRDLEEMAGSMSNGDKDGDEDEDDGGDDVLSAIGVSTSSGTDEIIPTPSESMDSTSVDSAIHGGEPAAATIPSPVQRHDEGSKGAAQAAAPPVYKGPETTTTQSIRSRGANQSSSGGGHDAKTTAAAATTGHNLFGTREREAGALTTATTEAILDQQRAEQDQLSESMVKMARSLKESSRAFAASLEEDQAVMQRAGEGLNKNELGIEAATRRMGTLRKMTEGEGWWGRMRLYAMVYGLMVVLILFVFVIPKLRF; encoded by the exons ATGGCGCTGTTGACGCAGACGTTTACGGCAGCACCGACCAACTCTATCGACCTGCGTCTCACCGAGCTGGACCGTTTGCTGAGTCGACTGCAGCAGTCCGCCCTCCGTGCTAGCGCCGAGAGGCAAAGGCTGCTCCTTTCGAACGCGTTTGCAAGGGAGAAACTCTCTACG AGTATTGAGCATGCTCGCGCCCAGCTGAGCGGGCTGGAGCGGGATGCTCTGGGCGTCAAAATCCATGCGCACCGCCAGGGACTGCAGGCTGACCTCAATCGCAAGAGggaggttgtggaggagtTGGTTGAGAGGATGAGGGATCTGGAGGAGATGGCCGGGAGCATGTCGAATGGTGATAAAGATGGcgacgaagacgaagatGATGGTGGCGATGATGTCCTGAGTGCCATCGGTGTTTCTACGAGCAGCGGCACAGACGAGATAATTCCTACTCCGAGCGAGAGCATGGACTCGACATCCGTTGACTCTGCCATACATGGCGGCGAGCCTGCGGCAGCAACGATTCCATCACCGGTGCAGAGGCATGATGAAGGCAGCAAAGGGGCGGCTCAAGCTGCAGCTCCTCCCGTCTACAAGGGGCCGGAAACCACCACTACCCAATCAATACGGTCACGGGGCGCAAACCAATCTTCCTCGGGCGGTGGTCATGACGCCAAGACGACagccgcggcggcgacgacgggcCACAACCTATTTGGCACCCGCGAGAGGGAGGCGGGCGCGCTCACGACAGCGACCACCGAGGCGATCCTCGACCAGCAGCGGGCCGAGCAGGACCAGCTGTCCGAGTCCATGGTCAAGATGGCCAGGAGCCTCAAGGAGTCGTCGAGGGCGTTTGCCGCCTCGCTCGAGGAGGACCAGGCCGTTATGCAGAGGGCCGGCGAGGGGCTCAACAAGAACGAGCTCGGCATCGAGGCCGCCACGAGGAGGATGGGCACGCTCAGGAAGATGACCGAGGGCGAGGGCTGGTGGGGCCGCATGAGGCTGTACGCCATGGTCTACGGGCTCATGGTCGTTCTGatattgtttgtttttgtcaTTCCGAAGCTCCGCTTCTAG